The Bacillus oleivorans sequence GCTTGGAGACATTACCAATACCAGTGAGTCAACGGTCATTCGTTTTTGTTATAATCTCGGTTTCTCCGGGTACAGTGATTTACAGAAGCTAATTCAACAAACAGTCTTAAAAGAGAAACATGATGAAACTTTTGAAAATTATCGTCATTCAACAGAAGCTCTTAGCGGAAATCAGCAGCTTATTGAACATACACTTGCAGAAGATATTTACTATATTAAAAAGCTTTCAGAATCAATTGATCTAGAGACGTTAAAAGTCATTATTAAGAGAATTGTAGAAAGTAAGAATCGCATCATATTAGGATTTAGAAGTTCCCATGCCCCGGCTAGTTGGCTTGCTTTTAGTCTTAATGTTGTAATCGGAAATTCGCACCTTTATCGTGTTGACATTGATGATGCGATTCATATCATCTCACAAATTTCAACTGACAGTTTAGTGATTGCTTTTTCGTTTCCCCGGTATGCACAAGAGACGCTTACCTTTG is a genomic window containing:
- a CDS encoding MurR/RpiR family transcriptional regulator; its protein translation is MKMLKETIRLKFNELTKRQQIVATFVSEHEEKVAFYTAKELGDITNTSESTVIRFCYNLGFSGYSDLQKLIQQTVLKEKHDETFENYRHSTEALSGNQQLIEHTLAEDIYYIKKLSESIDLETLKVIIKRIVESKNRIILGFRSSHAPASWLAFSLNVVIGNSHLYRVDIDDAIHIISQISTDSLVIAFSFPRYAQETLTFVQAAKKRGASILAITDNELSPVGILADYLLKVQSPTPSALKGMPVIFSLLNLLVNAVAVSDWEDVKKRLDEYENISYDFFPFVKPE